The genomic stretch CAACCCGTTCCGTACAGCAGTATGTCGGAGGTTCGGAAGTACGTTGTCGCCAGGTGGGATCCCGCGTACAAGAACTGCCTCAGCATTGTCCTGCCGGACGGCTCGCTTCTCCTGCAAGCCAGCAACGCTTACACGAGGGACCAATGGTACCACTCAATATTATGGAAGGTAACACCAATAATtatctcattaattaaaaaaaattatgttctATCGTTAATCATTTCGATTCTTTCCGTCGACGcaatggttaaaaaaaaaaagaaaacttggaAAAATTACATCGATGTAGATATTAAACGCGTATCGCCGGAATTGGCTGGATTTAACGTTCGAGTTTCACTCGGCCGCGTAGCGAGATTTGCCGTAGCCTTGTTTACCGTGCTAATAACGATGGAAGAGCTTTTGGTCCATTTTTAACTTATAACTTTTTAAGCCAACAATAGAGCCGCGTATTTACCTATCTTTCTACCGACGTTTCTCGGACGGAGAGCGATCGATGGCGCACGCGAGCGCtgatatcaaatatttttttttttctttttttttaatgtcggCCTTCCGATGCCTGACGTGAATCGGCAGAGCAAACACAGGCGTTATTAACGCCCGACAATGTGAGGTTGAAGCAAAAGCGAGTGATAACGGAGCGCGAGAGGCGAACGTTCTCCATCGTCCTCGACCGGATCAAATCTCCCGGATACGTCAGTGTTTTATGGAGGTTGCCGCGAGCGGTTTAATATCCGGCCGGGAAATTAATCAGCGGCCTGGTGGCCGCGCGACGAGTAAATCGCAGCGATCGGGCGGGACCATAACGATTGattgaattttattgtttacGGCGTTATATACCCGATGAAAGCACCGACGGTCCAGCCTGGGTGTCGATGACTCTCGCCAAAATTGACCGTGCTCGCCGGCGGGCAGATTTGTTTCAATTCAATTCCCTGTTTTGTAGACACGGGCAACACGTCCTGTtgacataataatttaacattctATTTCAGTCCagcgatactttttttttttctttttaatagcAACAAacgatttctctctttttaccGATATTGAATGCCCGTAGAAAAGCATCTTCAAGTATCAACATCTCGTGTCGATGAGCACGCGGGAAGAGGTGATACTACGCGAGCTACGCTCTATGGTAGACTTCGCCCTGTGGACGCCGCTCCAGGACGAAAGGGTGGCGGGCACGCCGTTGGAGGCGGTCGCCAAGCTGCTGGAGGAATCCAACGTGGAGGCGGACTCGGATGAGAAGACTGAGGAGATCGTACGCGATCGCAAAGGCTGGGCGGAGGGTGTGCTCGCCGTGGTGGCTCCTCTTCTGGAAAAAGCAGCGCCGCCGGCCGCACTCGCGAGGGTGCTCGCCAGATTGGCGCAGCAGCATCCGCGGTCGCAGCTGGTCCCGATGCTCAGCCCGGCGATCACGAGATGCCTCAAGCACACCGTTGACTTTGGCAAGTCGCCCGACATGAGGAAGCTGCTGCAGGTGAGCCTCCGTCGGCACCGACGAGTCTTACGTTACTTCGTTTGTAATATTGCGAAGAGCGAGCCCTCACTAATGTCTTACGTTGCGTCGCGCAGGTATTCGTTGCCGCTTTGTACGAGAACAACGACGGCGAGCAGGCGATCAGAGACTACATCTCGTCGGTTCACGGTCCGGGTAGCGATTGTCCACATCCGAGGATACTGCCAAACCTCGTGTCCATTTGCGTCGCGGCCATATTTCACAGGTAGGCTTTATCCGAATTTCACCGCATTGGATTTTTGTACCGCGAACAAGAGATTTTCAACGAgaacgatttttctttcgcagGTTCGAGGTGTCGAGTCGCGCGCCGTTGAACGACGAAAAatcgccgccgctgccgccgctgcAGTGTTACTTGCTGGTCCTGAACATCGCGTGAGTATCGCGCTCTTGAGAATAACGACGTCGCACTTGCGGAGATACGCGTTCGTTTGTGTATCGAGAAAATTACAGATCGGAGTATTCCGACTGGCGCCCGGGTCTCGGAGGTCTGCTACAGCCCGTCCCGTTCCCGGAGGAGGCCTTGGCTATGAGAGAAGTGCAGGAATCAGTGCTGGTGTGCGTGATGCGACGACTGGCAAAGGACTCGAGATGCACGGTGCATCGCGTCCTGCTGCCTGTCCGAGAACCACGTCCAGGCTGGCTTCACATCGCCGCGCCGTCCAGCCCAGCTTGTCCAGACCGCGGAGAACTTTTCGGCGAGATGGTGAGATCTCatcaaatttacatatatttattttattttatattttttttttaattatatttttgtaagtAAATTTCGCCAATATTTGTATGCAACGAATTTTACTAGCGCCTTGAAACATAGCTCTCCCTCCGCGCTCAAGAATTTCaccaattaattataactattTACGAGGAACGTTTTTACGTCGGAAACTTTCCCCGCTGCTAAATCTTTAGCAAACCACCCTCCGCGAATGTATTCCAAGCAAAGTTGCAACGCCGATGTATCTTCTGTTCCTTAATCTCGTATATACATCGTTCCTATCGCGTTTTACGCGCTCGGATCGCACGTGGCGATATAAATATCAAGCGGTGAAATAAAGAGAATACGTGCGGATGAATACGCAATTATCGCGCTTATCGGCGCAACGGTGTCGAATTTATCCGCACGTGAAACGATCACGGTAGCGTTCGGTAGCGTAATCTCGCGAGCCAGGCGTTTCGAATTGCATCGTGTCGGGTCTCTACACGATAACACACACCGGAATAAGATCTGTTTTGTTCGGGGACTATTCATCCCCCTTCTCCGGTGGGGGAGGATAGAGGGTGGAACGGGACAGGCCGAGGCGGCAGCGTCGATTATTCGACGTGCAATTCGATCGGAGGTCCGCCTGAATATTCATGAACTCGCTCTTTGAGATGCGCGGGCGCGTCGGCTCTCAATGGACCCGTATTGACAGCATCAATTCCAATTTTCTCGGGAATAACCGCGAAATCGAATCGCCACAATCGCGCGGCATTAATGAAGTCTGTCGGATCGATTGTGGCCCGGCGAGCGGAACAGGAAGACGTCCAGTGATCCTGGCAGCGAGCGGAATTCTATTCTCGATTGCAACCGAGATCGTAATCCCGCTGTCGGTTCCATTACCGGGAAGTTTTAGCGGACCCTCGCTCGCTTGTTTCAAATGAACTTTAATTAACGCTCACGCGAGTCATTCTTCGGGAAGTTTAAAACGCAACGAGGTACTCGGCGGCTGTTATAACGTGGTGTTTTCGACAGCTCACGACTTTACTGGCATGCTGCTGTCGGCGGAAGAGATTCATCGCGTCTCTGCTGAAGCAGGCGGGCGACGATTGCATATTGTTGGCGGTGCGGGGCTGCGACGCCGCGCAGGAGGCGCTCTGCTTGATGCTCGAGTGGCGTTTGCTGCCGAACGAGGAGGCGAGACTTCAAATAGTTAACGCGCTCGAGTCCACGGAATCCGGGAAGGAGCATTACGCCGCTCTCTGCCAGAGGCAGAAGAATCTACAAGAGCTGGTAAGCTAATTCACGAACCGTTTCGTTTCCGCGCGAAAAGGTCGGCCGTTTTTTCATgcctttactttctttttgtattttaatttaatggtAATTAAAGAGATGATTTTTGTTggatttataatattgttttacgtTCATATTTCGCTAGCAACAAAAGGGAGGACCGCGCAAACTGACCCTACCGGTGCGAGCGACCGACGCAGACGTCGCCCTTCTGCTGGGTGGTCGTGCCCTCGGTAATCTCGAATGTCTCAGTCTGGCCTTCACCTCCGTGACGTCCGCGTGCGCCGAGCAGCTGATAAAGCTGCCCGCGTTGAGATACTTGAATCTGTGGGCCACGCAGTTCGGCGACACCGGCCTACAGATGATCAGCGAGCACTTGCAGAAGCTGCAGGTGTTGAACCTCTGCGAAACGCCGGTGTCCGACAAAGGCATCTCCACGTTGGCCTGTGAGTGTTCATACCAAAGTTTCCaattccaataaaaaaaaaaaaaaataaataaaagttatccagtgtaattgttaaattaatttaaatttgtatttcagCCTTGTACTTTGTTCAAAGaaagctctctctttcttacaGCGCTAACCAGCCTAAGAAAATTGAATCTGAATAGCACGAAGCTATCGGCTCAGACATTCGAGTCATTGAAAAAACGACTGCCAGCTCTGCAGGAGTTTGATATTCGATACACGGAGGCCTGGTGACCCGAAGTGCCGACCAACATCTCGCCACGTCATTCGTGTTTCTCGTAAGGCGATAACGAAGGAAGAACGGTGAGGTGCTCGGTCGTTCGGAAGGAAATTCAAAAGACTTCGCTAAATAACGTTCACGTTCTTAATGCGTTGGACGGGTTAATTTCGTTCATTTAGTTTCGATTTCGCTGATGCGCGAACGTTTATATGAAATTACTGAGTTTGCCAGTGAAGCTCACTCAAAAGAAGGGAAACAGAGTCTTTCATTAGTGCGGGATAAATAAAGCGCTTTCATCGTACTTTTATCTCGCTTCTTTCGGTTTAATTAGTCgatcgattaatttctttccagAAGGCGATAAGCGCGCGCGATAACTTGACGGTACCAACGTATCCACGGGTCCATTGAATGCATCTTTTA from Cardiocondyla obscurior isolate alpha-2009 linkage group LG12, Cobs3.1, whole genome shotgun sequence encodes the following:
- the LOC139107249 gene encoding C-Maf-inducing protein; the protein is MFCFQSRFTRSSRGVVSPASLSTGKSRSPLSNAILSPKTPSASERNARRGSEATSEGSNSSIRYIDQEASMSGASSTDTLPGIRADYLDPEPLSPGVDALTSPSGITVILNGNNGTEDRQILLQDESHQTAPALPSPTSKSNNNGSSWRRKLMLRLRSNDSSFCLNNGEVRSTSTSPSPASESTAESSSSSKNPRADEERQNGNVANVSSLSVQVDAAGNHRVAAASVGDIPSLENGFSEPEEENEDEEDEEEAACPETETEEGSSLPSSPAAASTVGLTSSTAPYYDFLSVNGGAMRQETTSTSSPQLSSGASLHSSVESPPADTCSSYEDNSPGMDSLKPESLDASTCLPAARSCPNLERQSAGCSSTSGSSSPSPSPGPAGPRFKPLEEGDIQVCYLNHTRTLVKKILSSKFLRRWETHHLYLNDACLSSKTLTGFLQQPVPYSSMSEVRKYVVARWDPAYKNCLSIVLPDGSLLLQASNAYTRDQWYHSILWKKSIFKYQHLVSMSTREEVILRELRSMVDFALWTPLQDERVAGTPLEAVAKLLEESNVEADSDEKTEEIVRDRKGWAEGVLAVVAPLLEKAAPPAALARVLARLAQQHPRSQLVPMLSPAITRCLKHTVDFGKSPDMRKLLQVFVAALYENNDGEQAIRDYISSVHGPGSDCPHPRILPNLVSICVAAIFHRFEVSSRAPLNDEKSPPLPPLQCYLLVLNIASEYSDWRPGLGGLLQPVPFPEEALAMREVQESVLVCVMRRLAKDSRCTVHRVLLPVREPRPGWLHIAAPSSPACPDRGELFGEMLTTLLACCCRRKRFIASLLKQAGDDCILLAVRGCDAAQEALCLMLEWRLLPNEEARLQIVNALESTESGKEHYAALCQRQKNLQELQQKGGPRKLTLPVRATDADVALLLGGRALGNLECLSLAFTSVTSACAEQLIKLPALRYLNLWATQFGDTGLQMISEHLQKLQVLNLCETPVSDKGISTLASLTSLRKLNLNSTKLSAQTFESLKKRLPALQEFDIRYTEAW